From a single Drosophila suzukii unplaced genomic scaffold, CBGP_Dsuzu_IsoJpt1.0 scf_26, whole genome shotgun sequence genomic region:
- the LOC139354816 gene encoding uncharacterized protein: MEQLRFRFGRPEQLIRSQLNSVREVPPISEQHLARIVPFATRVSNLTAFLQSTKAEQHLRNPTRMEELVAKLPTSKRVDWARHAASIEPFPTVAHFSVWLQEYANVVCTVLDVEGKEPRRRVLHASVDQYGCDQQDDRHGGCPICGGQHAATSCREFIGASPPGRWSMVRRHRLCFTCLRSGHTTRTCDVHGECQINGCRRLHHRLLHGADEERRWPAQRGGFRSHNGGNQQSAVSRRGPDRRSSPRGGYRDHEGSLQSAVPRNSLEIRAPQPAEAPVQRNLNCVDAEGGRLLFRILPVTLYGAGRQVDTYALLDEGSSVTMIDDELRRNLGVRGVHRQLNIQWFGGRASREPSNVVSLEISGAGKPTRHALRNVYSVSSLSLPMQTLGRRDVQGVHKDARLPMKPYINVVPKLLIGLDHGHLGLPLRTRRFAREGPYAAATELGWVVFGPVSGQSTTPSPRPCLLAVSMDDTMEKMVEDYFEMESFGVKLAPQVAGSDDARAQRSLEDTTVKVGRRYQTGLLWKDDYAVLPRSYEMAHRRLINVEKKLKRNGQLALEYDRIIKDYVSKGYARKLQQDEVAVTSDRLWYLPHFGVENPNKPGKVRLVFDAAAKVGGTSLNSALDKGPQHYKPLPAVLFHFREGAVGVCGDIKEMFHQVLIRPEDRCSQRFLWRDGNDDRDPDTYEDDNVMVSFVCAKTKCAPMRTMSIPRLELQAAVLGTRLMNTVQEEHSVDISETVLWTDSKTVLRWIGSTHRRYKQFVGNRVAEILESSKVSQWRWVPTADNAADDATRSQNKADLSPESRWLSGPAFLRQPASGWPAPEEGTKRVPDAPDEEEMPGEFALVAADEFATPFQRFSSFSRLVRTTAWVSRFARWCRKQRSEIEEYGLTASECEATENLLVRQAQLESFPDEMRSAGCGKDVASSSEIRGLAPYVDEHGVLRVYGRVDAALCMPYSARRPVILSHRHSLTDLIVRHFHAQMKHQNVDATIAQIRTRFWVTKMRRVLKEVISSCNECKLQRTRPMPSIMGPLPEDRLEAGGWPFKYTGLDYFGPLLVTVSRHREKRWVALFTCLTTRAIHLELAHDLSTDSCIIAMRNFVCRRGPVHRLRSDNGKNFVGADREAKRFGDVFETERIQSELSSRSIEWGFNCPSNPSEGGVWERMVQCVKRVLRHTLKEVAPRDHVLESFLIEAENVVNSRPLTHLPVDADQEAPLTPNDLLKGAANLPNTPGLDAELPKEGSTRKQWRIARMLRDRFWRRWVLEYLPTLVRREKWCRRTEPIRQGDMVFVCDPALPRREWRKGIVEEVYSGADGVVRRATVRVNDNGLSRTMLRPVSKLAVLDLSEAVLHGVGDVDGRTL; encoded by the exons ATGGAGCAGCTGCGCTTTAGGTTCGGCCGACCGGAGCAGCTTATACGCAGCCAGCTGAACAGCGTGCGAGAGGTGCCGCCGATTTCGGAGCAGCACCTGGCGAGGATCGTTCCCTTCGCAACCCGAGTGAGTAACCTCACGGCCTTCTTGCAGTCAACGAAGGCGGAGCAGCACCTGCGGAACCCAACGCGAATGGAGGAGCTTGTGGCAAAGCTTCCTACGAGCAAGCGAGTAGACTGGGCCAGGCACGCTGCATCGATCGAGCCCTTTCCCACTGTGGCGCACTTCAGCGTGTGGCTGCAGGAGTACGCAAACGTCGTGTGTACGGTTTTGGACGTCGAGGGAAAGGAGCCGAGGCGTCGAGTTCTACATGCGAGCGTCGACCAGTACGGATGCGATCAACAGGATGATCGGCATGGAGGTTGTCCAATTTGTGGAGGGCAACATGCTGCGACGAGCTGCAGGGAGTTCATTGGAGCTTCGCCACCGGGTAGGTGGAGCATGGTGAGGAGGCATCGGCTCTGCTTCACATGCTTACGGAGTGGACATACGACCAGAACCTGCGATGTACATGGCGAGTGCCAGATCAACGGATGCCGCAGATTGCATCACCGTCTGCTACATGGTGCGGACGAGGAGCGAAGATGGCCGGCGCAGCGAGGTGGCTTCAGGAGCCACAACGGAGGAAACCAGCAGTCAGCAGTTTCCAGACGCGGCCCGGACAGGAGGTCTTCGCCACGAGGTGGTTACAGGGACCACGAGGGGAGCCTACAGTCGGCTGTCCCCAGAAACAGCCTGGAGATAAGGGCCCCGCAGCCAGCGGAGGCGCCCGTGCAGAGGAACTTAAACTGCGTTGACGCCGAGGGAGGCCGACTTTTGTTCCGTATACTGCCAGTAACGCTGTACGGAGCTGGTCGCCAGGTGGATACATACGCGCTCTTGGATGAAGGATCCTCCGTCACGATGATCGATGACGAGCTACGGAGGAATCTGGGAGTGCGAGGCGTACATCGACAGCTGAATATACAATGGTTTGGAGGAAGGGCCAGCAGAGAGCCCAGCAACGTGGTGAGCCTAGAGATAAGTGGAGCTGGGAAGCCCACTCGCCACGCTTTAAGGAACGTGTACTCCGTTTCGAGCCTGAGTCTGCCAATGCAGACGTTAGGTCGACGAGATGTCCAGGGCGTGCATAAGGATGCGCGTCTGCCGATGAAGCCCTACATCAACGTGGTGCCTAAGTTGCTCATCGGACTGGACCATGGACATTTGGGATTGCCACTTAGGACGAGGCGGTTTGCCAGAGAGGGACCGTATGCGGCCGCAACCGAGCTTGGATGGGTTGTGTTTGGGCCAGTAAGTGGGCAATCGACTACGCCGTCACCGAGGCCCTGCCTTCTAGCCGTGTCAATGGATGATACGATGGAAAAGATGGTGGAGGACTACTTCGAGATGGAAAGCTTTGGTGTGAAGCTCGCGCCACAGGTCGCAGGCAGCGATGACGCGCGGGCACAAAGGAGCCTCGAAGATACCACGGTGAAAGTGGGGCGTCGCTACCAGACGGGATTACTCTGGAAGGACGACTACGCTGTGCTGCCACGGAGCTATGAGATGGCGCACAGACGGCTGATCAATGTGGAGAAGAAGTTGAAGCGCAACGGGCAGTTGGCGCTGGAATACGATCGTATCATCAAGGATTACGTATCCAAAGGATATGCGAGGAAGCTGCAGCAGGATGAGGTCGCGGTGACGAGCGACCGGCTATGGTATTTGCCACATTTTGGTGTCGAAAACCCGAACAAGCCCGGTAAGGTCCGGCTTGTGTTCGATGCTGCAGCCAAGGTTGGAGGAACCTCGCTAAATTCGGCGCTGGACAAGGGGCCTCAGCATTACAAGCCCTTGCCAGCCGTGCTCTTCCACTTCAGGGAAGGAGCAGTCGGAGTCTGCGGTGACATCAAGGAGATGTTCCACCAAGTCCTGATCCGACCCGAGGATCGATGTTCCCAACGATTCCTTTGGAGAGATGGCAACGACGATCGAGACCCGGATACGTACGAGGATGACAACGTGATGGTTAGCTTCGTGTGCGCAAAGACGAAGTGCGCGCCGATGAGAACGATGTCGATCCCAAGGTTGGAGCTGCAGGCAGCGGTTCTTGGAACCAGACTGATGAACACTGTCCAGGAGGAGCACAGTGTGGACATCAGCGAGACGGTGTTGTGGACGGACTCAAAGACGGTGCTGAGATGGATCGGCAGCACCCACCGCCGGTACAAGCAGTTTGTTGGCAACCGAGTGGCGGAGATTTTGGAGTCGTCGAAGGTTTCCCAGTGGAGGTGGGTACCTACAGCCGACAACGCAGCGGATGATGCGACGCGGTCGCAGAATAAGGCGGACCTTAGCCCGGAATCACGTTGGCTAAGTGGACCCGCATTTTTGAGGCAGCCAGCGAGCGGCTGGCCGGCGC CTGAGGAGGGAACTAAGCGTGTTCCAGATGCGCCTGATGAAGAGGAGATGCCCGGTGAGTTTGCATTGGTGGCCGCGGATGAATTTGCCACTCCGTTCCAGAGATTCTCGAGCTTCAGTCGCCTGGTGAGGACCACAGCATGGGTCTCGAGGTTTGCGCGTTGGTGTCGCAAGCAGAGAAGCGAGATCGAGGAGTACGGACTCACTGCATCGGAGTGTGAGGCCACGGAGAACCTGTTAGTCAGACAGGCCCAGTTGGAGTCGTTCCCCGACGAGATGAGGTCGGCGGGATGCGGAAAGGACGTCGCCAGCTCGAGTGAGATTCGAGGTCTGGCGCCTTACGTGGATGAACATGGAGTTCTGCGAGTTTATGGCAGAGTTGATGCCGCGCTGTGCATGCCGTACAGTGCGAGGAGGCCCGTAATACTGTCACACAGGCACAGTCTTACGGATTTGATTGTGAGGCACTTTCATGCCCAGATGAAGCATCAAAACGTGGATGCGACGATTGCTCAGATTCGGACGAGATTCTGGGTCACGAAGATGAGACGAGTGCTGAAGGAAGTAATCTCGTCGTGCAACGAGTGCAAGTTGCAGCGAACGCGGCCGATGCCATCGATAATGGGACCCCTACCAGAGGATCGACTGGAAGCGGGAGGATGGCCATTCAAGTACACCGGATTGGACTACTTTGGGCCACTGCTGGTGACTGTATCCCGTCACAGAGAGAAGCGTTGGGTCGCCTTGTTCACATGCTTGACGACAAGGGCGATTCATCTGGAGTTGGCTCATGACCTGTCGACGGATTCCTGCATAATAGCGATGAGGAACTTCGTCTGCCGTAGAGGACCAGTACATAGACTGCGGAGTGATAACGGCAAGAACTTCGTGGGAGCTGACAGGGAGGCCAAGCGATTTGGAGACGTGTTCGAGACGGAGAGGATACAGAGTGAGTTGTCCAGCAGAAGCATTGAATGGGGTTTCAATTGCCCATCGAACCCGTCTGAGGGCGGAGTATGGGAGCGGATGGTGCAGTGCGTCAAACGAGTGCTGCGCCATACCCTGAAGGAAGTCGCGCCGAGGGACCATGTGTTGGAGAGTTTCCTGATCGAGGCGGAGAATGTAGTCAACTCGCGTCCGCTCACCCACTTGCCGGTGGATGCGGACCAAGAGGCGCCGTTGACGCCAAATGATCTGCTCAAGGGAGCAGCTAACCTGCCGAATACGCCTGGATTGGATGCGGAGCTGCCCAAGGAGGGTTCTACGCGAAAGCAGTGGAGGATTGCTCGCATGCTGCGAGACCGTTTCTGGAGGAGGTGGGTCCTGGAGTACCTGCCTACGCTTGTGCGCCGCGAGAAGTGGTGCCGGAGAACGGAGCCCATCCGCCAGGGCGATATGGTCTTCGTCTGCGATCCTGCCTTGCCCAGACGAGAGTGGCGCAAGGGAATCGTGGAGGAGGTCTACAGCGGAGCTGATGGAGTCGTCAGACGCGCTACTGTGCGCGTGAACGACAATGGCCTATCTCGGACAATGTTGCGGCCCGTCTCAAAACTTGCAGTTTTGGATTTGAGTGAAGCGGTTCTTCACGGGGTCGGGGATGTCGACGGTCGAACATTGTAA